Sequence from the Corallococcus sp. EGB genome:
GCCCGCCCGCCTGGCTGCGGAAGAAGGCGTTGTACGTGGACACCCACGCGGTGCCGCCGTCCGCGGAGAGGTCCATGTTGACGAAGACGTCGTCGATGCCCGCGCCTGTGCGCGCGGTGAAGGTGCGCCCGCCGTCCGTGCTGTGGAGGATGTGCGTGTAGCCCTGCGCGGACACGCGCGCCCAGACGCCGTGAGGCTCCACGGGGTCCGTCGCCGTCACCACGAAGTCGAACGGGCGCACCAGGTCCGGGAAGGCCTGCGGCAGCTCCTCCCACGTCTCGCCCGCGTCGTCGCTGCGGAACAGATACATGCGCGCCGTGTCCGTCGCGGACACGTAGAGCGTGCGCGGCTCCGCCGTGGACAGGCGCACGGCGGAGAAGAGGACCCCCGCGCGCTGGAGCGGCAGCGCCCGCCACGTCTCGCCACCGTCATCCGAGCGGAACACCCCGTTCGTCGCCGACGTGGAGCGGCCCGTGGTCACGTACAACACCGCGTCATCCGTGGGGTGCGCCGCGAGCCCCGTCACCCACGTGTCCTTGAACGCGGGATGTGACGACCACGAACACGCGCCGTCCTTCGAGGACAGGAGCGCGTTGCCCGTGGCCGCCAGGATTTCCCCCGTCCCGCGCCAGACAAAGGACTCCGGGCGCCAGCCGCCGTAGCCCATGGCATCCGGACACACCCAGCGCCACGTGTGCCCGCTGTCGCGCGAGATGACCGCGCCGAACGTGGCCCCCACGAAGAAGTCCTCCGGGTGGCCCCGTCTCAGCGTGACGTTGGCCGACTCTGGCAGGCCGGCGTGGGCCCACGCCGTGCCCGACGCCAGGACCCCGGTCACCGCCGCCCACACCCCCATGATTCGTCGCTTTCGCATCCGGTGCTCCGGGGCAGGCCCCATGGCCCCCCACGATAGCGCCCGGCCCGCGCCTGCATAGCGGCGCGTGCGCGGGACGGCCCCGGGCGTCACCGGCTCCCCATGCGGCAGGCAGCCAGCCGGTATCCCTGGCCCGCGGGGGCTGCGTCGTGGTCGCCACCGGGTGCCGCGGCAACCCTGGCGGCGAGGGGCCCGCACCGCCGGAAGGCTTGAGGTGTTATTGTAACTGAGTTACATAAGTAGCCAT
This genomic interval carries:
- a CDS encoding sialidase family protein, with product MRKRRIMGVWAAVTGVLASGTAWAHAGLPESANVTLRRGHPEDFFVGATFGAVISRDSGHTWRWVCPDAMGYGGWRPESFVWRGTGEILAATGNALLSSKDGACSWSSHPAFKDTWVTGLAAHPTDDAVLYVTTGRSTSATNGVFRSDDGGETWRALPLQRAGVLFSAVRLSTAEPRTLYVSATDTARMYLFRSDDAGETWEELPQAFPDLVRPFDFVVTATDPVEPHGVWARVSAQGYTHILHSTDGGRTFTARTGAGIDDVFVNMDLSADGGTAWVSTYNAFFRSQAGGPFAKLELPTGNACVTRVGDVIYGCGSPWLHDWSLARSSDEGSTWEPLFSLEQIQGSHQCPAGTPVRELCPSRWPQLAQTIGAPLYPDGVPDAGVPDAGAQPADDAGTPTDPKPKPSSGCTAAPVGTLLPLFLLPLWRRGRRREDP